A genomic stretch from Bradyrhizobium quebecense includes:
- a CDS encoding 2-hydroxychromene-2-carboxylate isomerase, which produces MSRQIDYYFSLQSPWAYIGHKPFVRLVSTYDLKVNYRPVLLVDLFSETGGLPLAQRHPVRQRYRMIELQRWRDKRGLNFHLQPANWPFNGRLADGVVIALLEAGLDPEPFLQRAYPAVWELELNLADAATLVKLADDAGLPGRQLVERSGSDAISAAYEQNRQNALDAGVFGSPGYVLDGEVFWGQDRIELLEDALKSGRKPYSSVVEGQESG; this is translated from the coding sequence ATGTCACGCCAGATCGATTACTACTTCTCGCTGCAATCGCCCTGGGCCTATATCGGTCACAAGCCCTTCGTGCGACTCGTAAGCACTTACGATCTCAAGGTTAATTACCGGCCTGTGCTGCTGGTCGATTTGTTCTCGGAGACCGGCGGGCTGCCGCTCGCCCAGCGCCATCCGGTGCGGCAGCGCTACCGGATGATCGAGTTGCAACGCTGGCGCGACAAGCGCGGGCTGAATTTTCACCTGCAGCCGGCCAATTGGCCGTTCAATGGGCGGCTTGCCGATGGCGTCGTGATTGCGCTGCTCGAGGCCGGCCTCGACCCCGAGCCATTCTTGCAACGCGCCTATCCCGCGGTGTGGGAGCTTGAGCTCAATCTTGCCGATGCTGCGACGCTGGTGAAGCTCGCCGACGATGCAGGCTTGCCCGGCCGGCAGCTGGTGGAGCGCTCGGGCTCCGATGCGATCAGCGCGGCCTATGAGCAGAATCGCCAGAATGCATTGGACGCCGGCGTGTTCGGCTCGCCCGGCTATGTGCTCGATGGCGAGGTGTTCTGGGGGCAGGACCGGATCGAATTGCTCGAGGACGCGTTGAAGTCTGGCCGCAAGCCCTATAGCTCTGTGGTTGAGGGGCAGGAATCAGGTTGA
- a CDS encoding secondary thiamine-phosphate synthase enzyme YjbQ encodes MNSARTMSRSAPSSVAATNIASSRLTVETSGAGFTDITREVANFLREVRAGEGAVTLFIRHTSASLTIQENADPTVLVDLMTALDRAAPEDGGWRHDAEGPDDMPAHIKTMLTATSLQVPVLDGEMALGTWQGIYLIEHRAHPHRREIVLQFIGAARA; translated from the coding sequence ATGAATTCAGCGAGAACAATGTCGCGCTCGGCGCCATCCTCGGTCGCAGCGACCAACATCGCCTCGTCGCGCCTGACGGTCGAAACGTCCGGCGCCGGCTTCACGGACATCACGCGCGAGGTCGCAAATTTCCTGCGCGAGGTGCGCGCCGGCGAGGGTGCGGTGACGCTGTTCATCCGTCACACCTCGGCCTCGCTGACGATCCAGGAGAATGCCGATCCCACGGTGCTGGTCGATCTGATGACGGCGCTCGATCGCGCCGCGCCCGAAGACGGCGGCTGGCGTCACGACGCTGAAGGCCCCGATGACATGCCGGCGCACATCAAGACCATGCTGACGGCGACCTCGCTGCAGGTCCCGGTGCTCGATGGCGAGATGGCGCTCGGCACCTGGCAGGGTATCTATCTGATCGAGCATCGTGCCCACCCGCACCGGCGTGAGATCGTGCTGCAATTCATCGGTGCTGCCAGAGCCTGA
- a CDS encoding MFS transporter produces MTKDERFVILASSLGTVFEWYDFYLYGSLASIIGAQFFSDYPPATRDIFALLAFAAGFLVRPFGAIVFGRVGDIVGRKYTFLVTILIMGLSTFIVGLLPSAKTIGIVAPIILISLRLLQGLALGGEYGGAATYVAEHAPNGKRGYYTSFIQTTATLGLFLSLLVILFTRSLTGEKDFADWGWRIPFLVSVLLLGISVWIRLRLNESPVFQRMKDEGKSSKAPLTEAFANWGNAKIVILALLGGTMGQGVVWYTGQFYALFFLQSILKVDGYTANLLIAWSLLFGTGFFIVFGALSDRIGRKPIILAGCAIAALTFIPIFKMISSNANPALEKAIETTKVEVVADPAGCGDLFNPVGTRVFTAPCDTARAFLAQSSVKYSTTNGAAGSGVKVVVNGKDVSYPNAKDGNAAITTAIAAAGYPKAGDPGIVKMAHPFDIFRPQIAAVIGLLFILVIFVTMVYGPIAAMLVELFPTKIRYTSMSLPYHIGNGWFGGLLPATAFAIVASTGDIYAGLWYPIIFAAITAVVGAIFLPETKDVDISKT; encoded by the coding sequence ATGACGAAGGATGAGCGTTTCGTCATCCTGGCGTCGTCGCTCGGCACCGTGTTCGAGTGGTACGACTTCTATCTCTACGGGTCACTGGCCAGCATCATCGGCGCGCAGTTCTTCTCCGACTATCCACCGGCGACCCGCGACATCTTCGCGCTGCTGGCCTTCGCCGCGGGCTTTCTGGTTCGCCCGTTCGGCGCGATCGTGTTCGGCCGGGTCGGCGACATCGTCGGCCGCAAATACACCTTCCTCGTCACCATCCTGATCATGGGCCTGTCGACCTTCATCGTCGGCCTGCTGCCCAGCGCCAAGACCATCGGCATCGTGGCGCCGATCATCCTGATCTCATTGCGCCTCCTGCAGGGCCTCGCGCTCGGCGGCGAGTATGGCGGGGCGGCGACCTACGTCGCCGAGCACGCGCCAAACGGCAAGCGCGGCTATTACACCTCCTTCATCCAGACCACCGCAACGCTCGGACTGTTCCTGTCCCTGCTGGTGATCCTGTTCACGCGTAGCCTCACCGGCGAAAAGGACTTCGCGGACTGGGGCTGGCGTATTCCGTTCCTGGTGTCGGTGCTGCTGCTCGGCATCTCCGTCTGGATCCGGCTGCGGCTGAACGAATCGCCGGTGTTCCAGCGCATGAAGGACGAGGGCAAGAGCTCGAAGGCGCCGCTGACGGAGGCCTTCGCCAACTGGGGGAATGCCAAGATCGTGATCCTGGCGCTGCTCGGTGGCACCATGGGTCAGGGCGTGGTGTGGTACACCGGCCAGTTCTATGCGCTGTTCTTCCTGCAATCGATCCTCAAGGTCGACGGCTACACCGCGAACCTCCTGATTGCCTGGTCATTGCTGTTCGGCACCGGCTTCTTCATCGTATTCGGTGCGCTCTCCGACCGGATCGGACGCAAGCCGATTATCCTGGCGGGCTGCGCGATCGCGGCGCTGACCTTCATTCCGATCTTCAAGATGATCTCCTCCAACGCCAACCCCGCGCTGGAGAAGGCGATCGAAACGACCAAGGTCGAGGTGGTTGCCGATCCCGCAGGCTGCGGCGACCTGTTCAACCCGGTCGGCACCCGCGTGTTCACCGCGCCCTGCGACACTGCCCGCGCCTTCCTCGCCCAATCGTCGGTCAAATACTCGACGACCAATGGCGCGGCCGGCTCCGGCGTGAAGGTCGTGGTCAACGGCAAGGACGTCTCCTACCCCAACGCCAAGGACGGCAACGCGGCGATCACCACCGCCATCGCGGCAGCCGGCTATCCCAAGGCCGGCGACCCCGGGATCGTCAAGATGGCGCACCCGTTCGACATCTTCCGTCCGCAGATCGCGGCCGTGATCGGCTTGCTGTTCATCCTGGTGATCTTCGTCACCATGGTCTACGGTCCGATCGCCGCGATGCTGGTCGAGCTGTTCCCGACCAAGATCCGCTACACCTCGATGTCGCTGCCCTATCACATCGGTAACGGCTGGTTCGGCGGGTTGCTACCGGCGACCGCGTTCGCGATCGTGGCTTCGACCGGCGATATCTACGCCGGCCTCTGGTACCCGATCATTTTCGCAGCGATCACCGCGGTGGTCGGTGCGATCTTCCTGCCGGAAACCAAGGACGTCGACATCAGCAAGACCTGA